The proteins below are encoded in one region of Takifugu rubripes unplaced genomic scaffold, fTakRub1.2, whole genome shotgun sequence:
- the LOC105419021 gene encoding G1/S-specific cyclin-E1-like, whose amino-acid sequence MYPPKVHQFAYVTDEACTEDEILSMEIIIMMELKWSLSPQTPVSWLNVYMQVAYLKETDELLLPRYPQETFTQIAQLLDLCLLDVRCLEFSNGVLAASALFHFSSLELVEAVSALKRAELEECVRWMVPFAMALREVGGASLKSFPGIPEDDVHNIQIHASYMAWLDKAYSYQDVDLEQHGNHPVPSGILMPPLSSEKTDEPVRADALKIRPRMCPASPQQSQGDAARTDEA is encoded by the exons ATGTATCCACCAAAGGTCCACCAGTTTGCCTACGTTACAGATGAAGCTTGTACAGAGGATGAAATCCTCAGCATGGAGATCATCATCATGATG GAGCTGAAATGGAGCCTGAGTCCTCAGACTCCCGTCTCCTGGCTCAACGTTTACATGCAGGTGGCCTATCTGAAGGAGACGGACGAGCTGCTTCTGCCCAGATACCCCCAGGAGACCTTCACGCAGATCGCACAG CTGCTGGACTTGTGCCTGCTGGACGTGCGGTGCCTGGAGTTTTCCAACGGCGTCCTCGCGGCTTCGGCCTTGTTCCACTTCTCGTCCCTGGAGCTGGTGGAAGCCGTCTCGG CGCTGAAGcgggcggagctggaggagtgcGTGAGGTGGATGGTTCCTTTTGCCATGGCGCTACGGGAGGTCGGCGGCGCCTCCTTGAAAAGCTTCCCGGGAATCCCTGAAGATGACGTGCACAACATCCAGATCCACGCTTCCTACATGGCCTGGCTG GACAAGGCCTACTCTTACCAGGACGTGGACTTGGAGCAGCACGGCAACCACCCCGTCCCTTCAGGCATCCTCATGCCGCCGCTCAGCAGCGAAAAGACTGACGAGCCGGTCCGGGCGGACGCGTTAAAGATCCGACCGCGGATGTGTCCGGCGTCCCCGCAACAGTCTCAGGGGGACGCGGCGCGGACGGATGAAGCCTGA